The genomic region TGCGCCTGATGGGCAAGAACTCCAGGGTTTGCCTGGTCGCGATCCCCGCGATGTCGCTGCCGCTGCTGGCGGGGACGCTGTTCGGCCTGCGCCACGGCGCGCCGTCCCGCCCCGCGCTCGCCGGAGCGCTCGCCGGGCTGGTGTCGGCCGGACTTGCGGCGACCCTCTATGCCTCGCATTGCACCGACGATTCTCCGCTGTTCGTCGCGACCTGGTACACGCTCGCGACCGCGCTGGTGACGGCGATCGGCGCGCTGGTGGGATCGAGGGTGTTGCGGTACTAGCCGCGCCGGCTTCACGCCGCCGGCGTCGCGTGCAGCTGCATGCGGTGGAAGCGCAACACCTGTTGCGCGGTCGATGAGCGCAGCGCTTCATAGGTGTCGCGCAGCTTCAGCATGTCGGTCTGCGACCCGCCGGAGAGCTTCTCGCGCATGGCGATGATGGCACGCACGCTCGACCATTGCATGCCCGCGGCCTTGGCGAGGATCATCACACCCTCGGTACGGCTTTCGATCATCATGGTCTCGGCGGTCTCGACCGCAACGCCCGCGAGCGCCGCGAGCCCGGCATTGGTCTCGTCGAACTTGCCCTGTTCGGCGAAAGTTGTGATCTGGAGCTCGTTGAGACGGCCGTCCTCGTGCAGCGACTTCACCAGCGCGCGCGCCATCTCCGTCTGCTTCGTCCTGGCGACGGCGCGAACCCGTTGGGCCGCTTCCTCGACGGCCCGCGACACCTCGTCCGCGAGCTCAGGATGTGCGGCCGCGAGTTTCCTGCGCACGCTCGAGGATGCCTTGGCGACCAGCCTCAGATAGTGATGGCGCGGCAGGTCGGGCCGCAGGCCGATGCAGCCGGCAAGGTCGTCGTCGCGCTCGGCGCGGACGACGAGGTCGGCGAAACTCTCCTCGGATAATTGCGCGCCCGGATTGCCGACGGTCGACTGAACCACGTCCTCGTCGCCCCGCGTCACCAGCACGTCGGTCAGGGCTTCCGACAGCGTCCGCCGTAGCGAGATCGCCTTGAGATGCGCCTGGCCCCTGGTGCGCGCGATCTCGATCAACGTCGCTTCGTCCAGTCGTTCCGACTTCGACAGCACGGGGCCGGAGACCTCGATGATCTCGTCGAGCGCGAGCGTGCGGATGATCTGCGGCGGCGCAGCCGCGATCGGTGCGAGCCGTTCGGCGAGCAGCGCCCTGGCCGACGTCTCGATCTGCGCGAT from Bradyrhizobium sp. CB1015 harbors:
- a CDS encoding DUF2336 domain-containing protein, whose product is MRSNSASPSENLIEELQAALSHGTVARRVETLRRVTDLFVGNAVDYSDDHIRVFDDVFQCLIAQIETSARALLAERLAPIAAAPPQIIRTLALDEIIEVSGPVLSKSERLDEATLIEIARTRGQAHLKAISLRRTLSEALTDVLVTRGDEDVVQSTVGNPGAQLSEESFADLVVRAERDDDLAGCIGLRPDLPRHHYLRLVAKASSSVRRKLAAAHPELADEVSRAVEEAAQRVRAVARTKQTEMARALVKSLHEDGRLNELQITTFAEQGKFDETNAGLAALAGVAVETAETMMIESRTEGVMILAKAAGMQWSSVRAIIAMREKLSGGSQTDMLKLRDTYEALRSSTAQQVLRFHRMQLHATPAA